TCCCGCATGGTCTGGTACGTGCGCAATGTCGATTTCAAGGACGGGCTGGAGGCCGTCGTCGCGCGCTTCGGCCCGGCTATCCGCCAGATCGTCGCCGCGCTCGACACCACCCTGCCGCCGGACTTGCAGGCCGCACGTGCCAAGCGTCGGCAGGACCTGACCGATGCCGGTGTCCCGGCCGGCCTCGCCGGCGAACTCTCCGATCTCGACGCTCTGGTCTCGGCACCCGATATCGTGACGGTTGCGGAGCGCACCGCCCGCCCCATCGGCGACGCCGCCGCCACCTTCTTTGCCGCCGAGGCGAATTTCCGTCTCGACCGGATCGTTGCCGCCGCGCGCAGCGTGCCAGCAAACGACTATTTCGAACGTATGGCGATCGATCGCGCCGTTGAGCAGATCGCTGGCGCCGAAAGAAGACTGGCCGCGGATATGCTGGCGACCGGGCAGTCCGGCCAGCAAGCCGTCGAGACCTGGCTCGCGGCTCATCCCGAAGCGACGCGCATCCGCCGCTCGGTCGAGGAGATTGCCGCCAGCGGCCTGACGCTCGCCAAGCTGACGGTGGCTGCGAACCTGCTGGGGGACTTGGTCAAAGCCTGAGGCGTGCGAGGCAGCGATGTGAGACTCTAAAGAGCAATGCTAGCGCAAGTTGTTAGCCGGCGAACGGAGGAATCCAATGATCCATGCTACTTGCCATACTGCCGATAATGTCCGCTGCATCGAGTTCGATGCCACACCCTGGTTCAGCGAGGCTGACGCTCCGAGCATTATCGATTTGGCCCAACGAGGATGGGCCAGCACGGCGATTGCAGATTCCCTTGAGCACCGACGAGGATACGAACGCTTGCACGACCTCGTTGAGTATGCGGCGAAGCGACTGCAACCGGAATCCCTGGAGGACCCAACCTGGGAAACCTTCGAGTGCGTCGTCGATGGACCCGACGCCGTGGCCTGGCTCGAGAAGAACCGGCCCGACGTTGTGGCAAGGATCCGATAAGCCACGGGAGGCGCCAGCAATTTGCGACGATTGATTGGCGGCATCGCAAGCGGCATTCCCAAAATATCGAAAACAACCCCATGCAAAGTAGCCGGCGACCGCCGGCAACAGACGCCGGCGTCAGACAAACAAATTGACACGTCGGGCAAATCAGGGGCATTCTTTCATCATTCCGAAAGCCTGAATGCGCCCGTCGCCCTGCCATAGCGGGCGCGTCCGTCGCGATTGCAGCCCAAAATCCTCACCCAAAACTGGAATTTTACCGGGCCGCGGCGGCGAGCGATCGCCTGCGCGTGGCCGAACCGCGCGCGCTGGCCGCGCGCCTGCGAGGGACCTCGACATGAACACCGCTCCCGACCTCACCATCTCAACGGCAATCGCCGCAACCGACCAGACCAAAGCCGCCGCCACCCCGCGGATCAAACTGCTGTCGCACGGCTTCTCCATCGACCATCCTGATCCGGAGCTCGGCGAACGGATGGCGAGCCTGCCATCACCGTGCAGAACGTGTCGGTCGGCGACGGCGGCAAGGCCATCGTCGGCAACGTCACGCAGCATGCGAGCGTGATGGTTTCGGACAGGAGCCCGGCATCCGCAGCGCGCAAGGCGCCGAAGGCGCCGGGCTCCAGGCGACGGCCCGCTTGCGCGGATGCCAAGCGGAAGGCATAGGCATGAGCGATCACATCAGAAATGCCGGGCCTATGCTCGTGAGCCCACGTTGTTGCGCTCAAACGCGTCCCGGCGGCGCGTGCCGCGCGCCGGCGGTGCACGGCAGGAAGCGCTGCCGCATGCACGGTGGCGCACAGGAATCCGGCGCACCATGGGCAAACCAGAACGCGCGCAAGCACGGCCTGTTCACCAAGGATGCGATCGCCGAGCGAAGGCGGATTCGGGATTTGTTGGGTGAAGCGCGGGAGCTGTTGGAAGGGATGAAGTGAATGGACTTCGCGAAGATTGGGAGTCTCGGACTCGATCGAGAAGCCCTCTCGTTCCTGTCGCAGCGCCCAGCTCAGAACGGGATGTCACTAAATGTCTCACTAATACCCTTGGCAGCCGGGAGGTTGGCTACGCTTGGGCTAGTGATACGAGGATCCCGGATTGGACAACGAAAGACTTCAAGAAAAAACCGGTATGTCGTCCAGTTGCATAAGTAACGAACGCTGAATACCGTCGTCGCCCCGGCCACACGGGTAGCCGCTCGGTCGAGGAGATTGCCGCCAGCGGCCTGACGCAGCGCGCCGACCATTTTGATTGCGCATCAATGATGCGGATCGGCAAGGCCGTTGTGGCAAGGCTGGCTGCGAAATTCGGGCTGATCCGTTTCAAGCCACCGGGCAATCCGAGGCCACGAATTGCTCAAGGTCTTGCAACCCATCATGAGGCCAAGGTGACCGCAAGGCTCGCTGCCTCTCTCCACGCATGCTGGCGGAGTGCCCAGCAGCCGCGCTGTTGCAAACGCCTGGTCGAGCGGTACGACCGCGTCATCTGCGCCCGCCAGCAGAAAGAGCGGAACCCTCACCTCGGCCAGGTTGATTTTACGGCCGAGCGCAATGAAGCGTCCCTGCGCGATCCGGTTTTCCCGAAAAATCCAGTCCGTTACCTCGAGATAATAGGTCCCTGGTAGATCCAGTGTTTTGCCGTCCCAGCGCTCAAAGCGGTCGAGCAGTGCCCTGGATTCTGCTGTTTCATCGGTCAGATTTCTTTGCAAGGCGGCTTCCACGTCCTGCAGGCTGAACGAACTGCTCCAAAGGCGATGCATGTGCTCGCCGCTCACAATGCCTCCTGCCCGACGTATCAATTCATCCAACGCCGGTTTCGGAACATTCGCCACGGCCCGAGATAACTCCGATTGAACCGAAACATCGACCGGGGTCCCCACCAGAACCAGCCGACGCACTTTTTCGGCAAAACGAGCGGCATAGACGAGCGATAGCCAACCGCCCTGGCATAGGCCCACGAGATCGACAGGCGGCCCTATTTCATCAACCGCAATGTTGAGATCAGCGAGATAGCTGTCGATCGAGAAATAGCGCATATCGGGCTCGGCCGATCGCCAATCGGTCAGATAGACCCGGTCCAGGCCGCCCTGTTGAAGCGCCTCCACCACGCTGTGACCTGACGCAAAGTCAGCGATCAATGCGCCATGCAGCGAATAGGGGGCGCAGACAAGAACCGGTCGCCCGATGCCTCGGCGCGAAAAATCCCTTAACTGCATGGACGGGAGTTGAAGCGCAATCGTATTGGCCGTCGTCCAGGGCAATGACGTTTCGCCCTGTCGGTCGGATGACCTGGACCCATCGTCGAGCCACCAAGCGTACGCATCCAGCGCCAGTCTTGCCGCCGTGAACGGCCAAAGCAGCACTTCATGCGCCCAGGCGGCGTCTGGTCCTGCCTTCTCTACCGGTGTTTTCGTTTGCTGTCGCAAGTCCGCCCACCCGATTGGTTTCCGTCCATCAACTCAGGACGGCATGGGCCGAAGGTTAGCCTTCATCAAGATAAAGACGATTTGAGGACCGCTGTTCTTGCGCAGGAGCTGCGGAGGCCTTCATCTGCATCGAGACGGACGCAGAGCACACCGCTCCGGCGCCTGCTGGCGCCCCATTCAGAACAAAGATGCAACCATTCAGGCTTACGTTCCATATTGGTCACAGAGATGAATCCAATCCGCGATCCCGGACGCAGGAGGCCAGCGTCCGGGGCCTCGCCAGCACACAGGTGGGACATGCGTAAGTTGACTTTCGCTTTTCTTCTTGCCGCCAGTCTCGCGCTCGCCCCTGCGACGGCGCGATCCGGCACGGACTGGATCACCGGCCTGCCGCGGCAGGACATCCCTGTCGTATCGTGGCCTGGAGACAAAATGGTCGCCGTCACCTTCGTCCTCTACGTCGAAGTGTGGGGGCGTGGACACGGGCCCAACTTCCGACCTGACATGACCGGGCGCACGCCCGATCTCGTCGACGAGGGATTTCGACAGTATGCGATCAATTTTGGCCTGCCGCGCACGGCCCGACTGTTTAAGGAGATGGACGTCCCGCTCAGCCTGGCGCTGAATGCCCAGTTTCCGCAGGCCCAGCCGGAAACATGGCAGGTGCTCCGCGCGCTCGTTCCCACGGCGCCGATCATCGCTCACGGGATCAACAATTCCACCGACCTTCTGCCGCTGTCCGAGGGGGCGGCAGCACAGCGTGTCTATATCCGCAAGACGCTCGACATGATCGAGGCGAGCACCGGCGTTCGCAGCATCGGCTGGTCGAGCCCGAGCGTTTATCCCGATGCGGAGACCTTTCAAGCGAGCGCCGCGGAAGGCATCCGCTACACTCTTGACGGCATGGATTCGGACATGCTGTCGCGGCTCGACACAAAGCCGGCGCCGCTAGTGCTGGTGCCTTACCCTCCGAGCGTCGTCGACATGGGGCAGTACCTCTCCCGCTTCAAGGAGGCCGGCGATCTTGAGCGACTGTGGATCGACTATGTGCATGAACTTGGGCGTGAGGCCGCTGCCGATCCCAAGAGACCCGCGACGGTGGTCGCCATCGGCATTCATCCCTTTGTCGTCGGCACCCCGGCTGGGGCTGCCGCGCTGCGCCGTGTCTTGCAAAGTCTCAAAGCAAACCACCTCGTCTGGCTGACGGATGTCGAGGCGGTGTTGCGCGCCGCCGGCCAATCTCGCTAGAGCATGTCCTGTTGCAGTAAAAAGCGCGATTCCGCCCACGATCTTCGTTTCGACCCGTCTTCGTGACCCTTCGATAGGGCGCACGCCCAAAATATCGAAAACAACCCATGCAAAGTAGCCGGCGCCCGCCGGCGTCAGACAAGCAAATTGACACGTCGGGCAAATCAGGGGCATTGTTTCATCATTCCGAAAGCCTGAATGCGCCCGTCGCCCCGCTAGAGCGGGCGCGCCCATCGCGCTTGAAGCCGAAAATCCTCACCCACCATTGAAACTGCACCGGACCGCCGTGGGCCAAGCGATCGCCTGCGCGTGGCCGAACCGCGCGCACCTGCGAGGGACCTCACCATGAACACCGCTCCCGACTCCACGATCTCAACGGCGATCGCCGCAACCGACCCAACCAAAGCCGCCGCCACCCCGCGGATAAAACTGCTGTCGCACGGTTTCTCGATCGACCATCCGGATCCAGAACTCGGCGAACAGCTGATGGCTGACGCGCTGGGGGTCGCCGACCGCGACGCGATGCATGGCATCCTCCGGCAATTGGTCAGGGCCAGCGTGAGCGGCGAGAACCCCGACGAGGTCAACCTCGCCTTCATGATTTCGATGGTGAAGAGCATCAAGCCGAGGGACTCCGTCGAGGCCATGCTGGTGGCGCAGATGGTTTCGGTTCATGTGATGGCGATGCGATGCGCCCATCACCTCGCCGAAGCCTGTGACCTCGCCCAGCACGACAGCGCCGCGCGCGCCCTGGGCCGGCTCGCCCGCACGTTTCCCGCCCAGATCGAGGCGCTGAACCGCTACCGGAGCCATGGCGAGCCTGCCATCACCGTGCAGAACGTGTCGGTCGGGGACGGCGGCAAGGCCATTGTCGGCAACGTCACGCAGCATGCGAGTGTTATCGTGTCAGACAAGAACGCGGCGTCCGCAGCGCGGAAGGCGTCGAAGGCCGCGGGCTCCAGGCGAAGGCCCGCTTCCGCTGATGCCAAGCGGGGAGCACAGGCCTGAGCGATCACATCAGACATACCGGCCCGATGCTGGTGAGCCCGTGCCAAAGTCCGTAACAAGCCGATTTATTGAGGCAGGCGTTCCTTGGAAGCGCTGAGCGCGCCAAGAACGACCTCCGTGTGGGCGCCAAGCTTGGGAGAAAGAAGCCGCGGTTTTGGCCGTTGGCCATCGAACGAGAGGGGCAATCCAATCAGCTGCATCCCGGCGGTGCCCGAAATAACTTGTAGCATTCCGAGCGCTTTGGTCTGCTGCTCTTCGAGAACTTCGGGAATTGTCAGGACGGGAGCGCAAGGGATGCCGGCGGCCTCGAATGCGGTCACCCAATCCTCCTTACTGCGGGTCGCAAGAATCGCGCGCAAACTGTTCTGCAGAGACGAACGATTCATAACCCGCGCGCTGTTCGTAATATATCGCGCATCTTTCTTCCATTCGGCCCGCCCCAAGACGTCGGCCAGCTTGTTAAACAGCCGGTCGTTGCCAGCGGCGACAACGAGCGCGCCTGTCTTCGTTTGGAATATTTGATAGGGAACGACCGAGGGGTGTCCGACACCGTGTCGTTTGGGTGCGTCCCCAGATACAAGATAGTTAGCCGCTGGAATTCCGATCCAACAAAGCGCCGTTTCGAGCAAAGAAGTCTGCACCAGGCAGCCCTGCTTAGTCGTGATACGTCGTAGTAATGCGCTTAGAATGCCGATAACCGCCCACATCCCAGTGCCTAAATCGTTGATTGACGGGCCGCAGCGCACCGGGTCGCCGTCCGGTTCCCCGGTAATACTCATCGGCCCGCCGAAAGCCTGGACCAGCAGTTCGTAGCCGGGTTTTGCCCTCATTGGTCCTACATGTCCGAATGCACCGATGTCGGCATATACGAGTTGAGGAAAACGCGCTTGCAACAGCTCCGGTCCAAGGCGGAGGTCCTCAACCGCGCCCGGCCTCAGATTGTGCAGAAATACGTCCGCAGATCCGATGAGCTCGAGAAGTTGCGCGTACTGTCCGGGATCCTTGGCGTCCAATACGACACTCTGCTTATTACGGTTCATTTGATGGAAGAGGGCGGCATCCCCCTCCCAAAAAGGTGGCCCCCATTGGCGCGCATCGTCCCCTCCGGGCTTCTCGACCTTGATCACTTCGGCGCCAAGATCCGCGAGTATTTCGGCAGCGAAAGGTGCAGCCAGGATTTGTCCGAGTTCGACGATACGAATGCCGGAAAGCAACATCGGCTATCCTCGTGGCCGGTCAATGAAAGAGCGAAGCATTTGACGGGCCTCACCGGTTTCAAACGTTTCCGAGAACGTAGCGATACCGGTCGAGACAGCCTGATCAATCGGCAAGGTCTCCCAATCCCTGATCAATCGCTTCTGCAGCCGCATCCCGCGGTTGCCGTTGGTTGCCATGAGACGGAGCCAGCTATCAACCGCCGCATCGAGCGCCTCCGGCGCAACCACCTTTTCAACCAAGCCCCACTGCAACGCTTCCGCTGCGTCAATCGTGTCGCCCAACAACAAAAGGCGCCGCGTGCGTCCCCAACCGATAAGGCCCGGCAGCAGCGCGGCCTCTACGACCGAGGGCATGCCGAATTTCACTTCCGGCATTCCAAAAACTGCGTTGCTAGACGCAACTCGCATGTCGCAGGCGGCAGCCAGCTCCAGACCAGCACCCAGCGCGTAACCGTTGACTCTTGCAATGACAGGCACCGGCAAGTCCCGAAGACAACGGCAACACTCATGCACCCGCGTGATGAAGGCACGTGCGGCGGTAGGATTCGCAAGTTGGGAAAGTTCGTGAATGTCGGCCCCGCCTATGAAGGCCTTTTCGCCGGCGCCCGTTACCACTATCGCCCGCATCTTCTGATCCGCGTGCAGGGCATTAACCACAGCCACGAACTGCGACATCAGATCCGAGTTCAGTGCATTTAAACTGCGACTGTTGTCGATTATGACGTGAA
The Bradyrhizobium sp. KBS0727 genome window above contains:
- a CDS encoding HGGxSTG domain-containing protein; amino-acid sequence: MSDHIRNAGPMLVSPRCCAQTRPGGACRAPAVHGRKRCRMHGGAQESGAPWANQNARKHGLFTKDAIAERRRIRDLLGEARELLEGMK
- a CDS encoding alpha/beta fold hydrolase, translating into MRQQTKTPVEKAGPDAAWAHEVLLWPFTAARLALDAYAWWLDDGSRSSDRQGETSLPWTTANTIALQLPSMQLRDFSRRGIGRPVLVCAPYSLHGALIADFASGHSVVEALQQGGLDRVYLTDWRSAEPDMRYFSIDSYLADLNIAVDEIGPPVDLVGLCQGGWLSLVYAARFAEKVRRLVLVGTPVDVSVQSELSRAVANVPKPALDELIRRAGGIVSGEHMHRLWSSSFSLQDVEAALQRNLTDETAESRALLDRFERWDGKTLDLPGTYYLEVTDWIFRENRIAQGRFIALGRKINLAEVRVPLFLLAGADDAVVPLDQAFATARLLGTPPACVERGSEPCGHLGLMMGCKTLSNSWPRIARWLETDQPEFRSQPCHNGLADPHH
- a CDS encoding polysaccharide deacetylase encodes the protein MRKLTFAFLLAASLALAPATARSGTDWITGLPRQDIPVVSWPGDKMVAVTFVLYVEVWGRGHGPNFRPDMTGRTPDLVDEGFRQYAINFGLPRTARLFKEMDVPLSLALNAQFPQAQPETWQVLRALVPTAPIIAHGINNSTDLLPLSEGAAAQRVYIRKTLDMIEASTGVRSIGWSSPSVYPDAETFQASAAEGIRYTLDGMDSDMLSRLDTKPAPLVLVPYPPSVVDMGQYLSRFKEAGDLERLWIDYVHELGREAAADPKRPATVVAIGIHPFVVGTPAGAAALRRVLQSLKANHLVWLTDVEAVLRAAGQSR
- a CDS encoding CaiB/BaiF CoA-transferase family protein, producing the protein MLLSGIRIVELGQILAAPFAAEILADLGAEVIKVEKPGGDDARQWGPPFWEGDAALFHQMNRNKQSVVLDAKDPGQYAQLLELIGSADVFLHNLRPGAVEDLRLGPELLQARFPQLVYADIGAFGHVGPMRAKPGYELLVQAFGGPMSITGEPDGDPVRCGPSINDLGTGMWAVIGILSALLRRITTKQGCLVQTSLLETALCWIGIPAANYLVSGDAPKRHGVGHPSVVPYQIFQTKTGALVVAAGNDRLFNKLADVLGRAEWKKDARYITNSARVMNRSSLQNSLRAILATRSKEDWVTAFEAAGIPCAPVLTIPEVLEEQQTKALGMLQVISGTAGMQLIGLPLSFDGQRPKPRLLSPKLGAHTEVVLGALSASKERLPQ
- a CDS encoding enoyl-CoA hydratase; translation: MLQNVPGVTSRFDTRPEFADVVHVIIDNSRSLNALNSDLMSQFVAVVNALHADQKMRAIVVTGAGEKAFIGGADIHELSQLANPTAARAFITRVHECCRCLRDLPVPVIARVNGYALGAGLELAAACDMRVASSNAVFGMPEVKFGMPSVVEAALLPGLIGWGRTRRLLLLGDTIDAAEALQWGLVEKVVAPEALDAAVDSWLRLMATNGNRGMRLQKRLIRDWETLPIDQAVSTGIATFSETFETGEARQMLRSFIDRPRG